Genomic window (Brevinematales bacterium):
GATTCTACAGGAATAACTCGTCCTATTACCAAACATAATTATTTGTTGAAAGATGTAAAAGATATGGTCCAAGTTATTAGAGAAGCATTTTATTTAGCCTCCACTGGAAGGCCGGGACCTATATTGATAGATATCCCGGTAGATGTTCAAAGGGCAAAAACGAAATTTATATGGAATTCAAAAATTGAGATACCTTCTTATAAACCTACATATAAAGGACATCCTTTACAAATAAAAAAATTAGCAGATGCGATAAATAATTCAAAACAACCTGTTTTATATGTTGGTGGTGGTGTAATAATTTCTGGTGCTTCTGAAGAACTTAAAGAACTTGCTGAAAGATGCGATATTCCTGTTACTACTACTTTGATGGCTATAGGAAGTTTTCCTTGCGACCACAGATTGTCGTTAGGAATGTTAGGTATGCATGGAACTGTATATGCAAATTTAACTATGCAAAATGCTGATCTAATAGTAGCAGTTGGTGCTAGGTTTGATGATAGATGTACTGGAAAACTTGCAGCATTTGCACCAAAAGCTAAACATATAGCGCATATAGATATAGATCCAACAAGTATCTCCAAGAATGTAGTAGCAGATATACCTGTGGTTGGAGATTGTAAGATGGTATTACAAGATTTATTAAAAATTGTAAAACCCAAAAAACATCCAGAATGGTTACAACAGATAGAAGAGTGGAAAAAGAAATATCCTTTGACTTATAAGAATGATGAAAAGTTAAGACCTCAATATGTGATTGAAGAAATCACGAAGTTAACAAAGGGAGATGCTATTGTTGTGACTGAAGTTGGCCAACATCAGATGTGGGCAGCACAGTATTATAAACCAAATGGTCCTA
Coding sequences:
- the ilvB gene encoding biosynthetic-type acetolactate synthase large subunit, with protein sequence DSTGITRPITKHNYLLKDVKDMVQVIREAFYLASTGRPGPILIDIPVDVQRAKTKFIWNSKIEIPSYKPTYKGHPLQIKKLADAINNSKQPVLYVGGGVIISGASEELKELAERCDIPVTTTLMAIGSFPCDHRLSLGMLGMHGTVYANLTMQNADLIVAVGARFDDRCTGKLAAFAPKAKHIAHIDIDPTSISKNVVADIPVVGDCKMVLQDLLKIVKPKKHPEWLQQIEEWKKKYPLTYKNDEKLRPQYVIEEITKLTKGDAIVVTEVGQHQMWAAQYYKPNGPRKFLSSGGLGTMGYGFPAGIGAKLGKPNEKVIVIAGDGSFQMNIQELATAVVNKVNVIVCIMNNGYLGMVRQWQELFYSKRYSQTYLCTKKLGKFQCEPVPDFIELAKAYKTEGFRVTKKEEVVPVLKKAFDIEDKPVIIDFWIETEENVFPMVPAGASLDEVITSLA